One candidate division KSB1 bacterium genomic window, TGGCGGTAGGCGGCCCTTCGTAGAAGACAAAAAGTTTTTCCGGATCACGGGAATTCACACTTTTGTGGAAAATATCGTTCTTTTCCCAAAAAGCGAGAATTTCCAGTTCCAACTGCGGAAATTCATGGGGTGATGGAAGTTCTTTAAACACAGATCGCCTTATTTTTTCCGGTTAAAAAAAATTAAAAAGATGAATAATATAATATAATCACCCCTTAATTTCAATCGAAATGGATTTACAAAAGAAGATGTATGAATAACTTATTTTTCTACTCGGCAAATGAACGAGAGCCATTCATTTTTACTTTTTCCCTGAATCACTAAAAGCCCATTCTGCTTTAAAATTCCAGTCACTTCTGTCTTTTCTTCAATAAGAAAACCCGATAGAATAAACCGGCCTCTATTGGGTTCTAGAAAAGGTACTAATTGCGGAATTAATAACAGTAATTTGCTGGAAAGCATATTGGCAAGTATCAAATCGAACGTTTTCATTCCGATTTTAAAATTAGCCTGATCGCTCACAAAAAATAGAATGCTTTTAACTTCATTCAGTACCGCATTGGTTTTTGCTGTTTGAACCGCAACCTCGTCAATGTCAAAACCTGTTGTGAATGAAGCGCCTAGTTTTGCAGCTGCGATAGCTAAAATGCCGGAACCTGTACCTGCATCCAAAACCCGCATGCCCGGCCTTAGGAACTCCAGCATTGCGTTCAGCATTAACCTGGTAGTCTCGTGACCGCCGGTACCAAAGGCTTGTTGAGGATCGATAGTGATGACGATCTGCCCTGGTTTCGGTTGAATGGTCTCCCAGGAAGGTGTGATTACCATTCGTGAGCCAATAATGATGGACTTAAAAAATTCTTTCCAGTTTTCCTGCCAATCTTCCGGATACACTTTATCAATTTGAATGTTAAAACCTTCATTGATTGCAAGAGCTTGATTGGCAAATTCCAGTTGCTTTTGACATTTTCTACGAATGTGCTCGATGTCTTTTTCTGTTGAGAAATATGCAATAATGACATCAGATACTTCCTCGATGCCTTCAGCTCCAAATTCGAACAAAGTACTAGCAATGATTTCGGTGAGGGGTGGTTTGACTGCAATGGTGAGTTTATGCCAGAATTTGGAGGTGGGTTGGGGGTTGTTCATAACATATTGCCTATCTTCTCCGCTTCTCCTATTTGTCCATTTCTCGGTTCTTCTTTTTTCCGTCTCACGTTTCACTAATAGGTGCTAATCATTTTGCAGAATCATACTTAGAGAGGTTCTCCGTATCACTGACTGAAAAACTTGTTATCTCAATTAGTTTTTTCTCTTGTGCAAATCCTTTCATCGGAAAAATAAAAACAAGAAGCAAAATAGTGATTTGTAAATACTTGAATGATTTCATGATCCACTCTCTTTTGGATTAAAGTTTAAGGCTTTCACTTATTTTGAAATAGCCCTGTTTGCGATGGAGTTCAACTCCTCGACGAG contains:
- the prmA gene encoding 50S ribosomal protein L11 methyltransferase → MKRETEKRRTEKWTNRRSGEDRQYVMNNPQPTSKFWHKLTIAVKPPLTEIIASTLFEFGAEGIEEVSDVIIAYFSTEKDIEHIRRKCQKQLEFANQALAINEGFNIQIDKVYPEDWQENWKEFFKSIIIGSRMVITPSWETIQPKPGQIVITIDPQQAFGTGGHETTRLMLNAMLEFLRPGMRVLDAGTGSGILAIAAAKLGASFTTGFDIDEVAVQTAKTNAVLNEVKSILFFVSDQANFKIGMKTFDLILANMLSSKLLLLIPQLVPFLEPNRGRFILSGFLIEEKTEVTGILKQNGLLVIQGKSKNEWLSFICRVEK